A window of Rhipicephalus microplus isolate Deutch F79 chromosome 8, USDA_Rmic, whole genome shotgun sequence genomic DNA:
AGTATAAATTCTTTCTGCAGTCAACACTATTCCGATTGACATGGGGAACAGTGTAAGCGAGAATCTTCTAAATAGCTTTTGTATGCTGACAGAGTCGAACGAAGCGGTGGCTCAGCTCACAGCAAAAATGACCGAAGATGCAGTAGCTAGCGACATCAGAAATAAGTCGGGAGATTACAGGACTGTGGGCAGTCAGGGACTGTGGGACAGTGTGTCCCAGTGGGCACAAATCTACATTTTGTGCCCACCGGGACACGCTGGCACGGACAGGAGCAACAAAGCCGCTCATGTGGTCGTGGCGCAGTCAGGCGGGCCCGGCTATTTATTAAGCACCCCACACCCCAGTTTGTGGCCATACCTGGCGGACCTCTTCAATCCCTACCCAAAATTGTTGCACAAAGGCTCTCCTAGCAGAGTTTTTTTATGCATTATACTCGTGTAAAATTGAAAATCAATTGTAAACGAAGGCTATTACAAACTACACTTCTTATCGATGCCCACCTTGTCAAAAGTTATGCAGAGCAGATTTGCACAACCTCATTTGGATCTGCTCAGCTTTCTCTTGAGGAAGAACACATCCAATGCCTGCCCCGTGATGACATCAGAAGCTTAGGCGTTGTGCTACAATGTAATGACGAAGCATAATAAGCACTTGCAGCCTATGCTAGTATTAGTGGTCTGTTTTGAGCAGTGTAGAAGAGGTTGACCATCTCACATAAGAGAGCGACTCTATTGAACCTCTACTGAAAACGAATTCACACGAACGGATGTTAGTTTAATGTGCTCATGTTGTACACCCAACAATTTCTTCCCCGCCTATTCACAAACTGTGGCCGGGGGTTGTCATCTACAAAATAAAGGTTCAATTCATTAAATTCTGCAGCCTAATTCACCAGATGTATAGTATTTCTCAAACCACAGCTTGAGGAAGTTTGTTTGGCCAGAAATGTTTTCTCAAACCACAGCTTGAGGAAGTTTGTTTGGCCAGAAATTTACTGCAGTAAAACAAAAGACGAAGAACACTAGAGAGCTTGTTTTTAAAAATCATAGCAGACTACATTTCATTTAGTACAGTGGATGTTCATACTCGCATCTATTGATGCAAACTTTCCTTGACAATTTGTTCTAGCATCCTTGACAATTTGTTCTAGCATTTTCTTGCCGGTGTTTTTGTGGAGTAATGTAAGCTTTGGCTGATCACAGACTACAGTACCGGATTTGGTGGCAAGTTTGGCGTCCAGAAGGAACGCCAGGACAAGTCTGCTGTTGGCTGGGAGTTTCACGAGAAAACAcagaagcacgcatcacaaactggtAAGTTCTGGAGTTGTGCTGGATTCAGCGTGTTACATGGAACACCTGGAAGCATCTGCAGTTTATGTATTTGATAAATTTAATTGTACTAATactttgcagaaaaaaagttacgtgCTAGCTTGCGATTTTGTTGGCAGTGTCTGCACAGGTTATTGTTGGAGGATTACAGTTAGCATTGCAGATGGGTTGGCATAAGTCCAGTAAATGAAATCTCAGAAATTTCTATGATATCTGCTAGATTCTTTTTTGTGAAGTAAAAAAAGGGTTGTAAATATTATGCATTCAGATATATACTGCTTCTGTTTATGTGTGTattagtgtgtgtgtgtctgtgtgcgtgcatGCTGGAAAGTGCATATGTTCGGAGCTGATTTTCGTCCCTCCTACGTTGATCTCCCAAGCATAGCATTGTGTTGTTGGGCAGGGGTGCGGAAACTTAGCTAAATTTTGGCTCTCTTATTTTTGTGGCTTAGACTATGCCATCGGCTTTGGAGGCAAGTTCGGGGTTCAGAGTGACCGGCAGGACACGTCTGCCGTTGGCTGGAACCACATTGAGAAGGTGGAGAAGCACGAATCGCAGAAAGGTGAGGATGGGTTGGGTGATTCTGTGACTTTCTTGAAGAAGGTGCCAATGCCCAAGGAGAGAATCACACCAAAACTCGGAATTTGAGTTTCTAGAATGGCACCTCGTGTCTGAACTAGCCAGCTAAATTTCTCTCTCTCGAGTGTGTGATCTGCAAGTATCCTCACATTGAAACTATGTGATTAAAGTTCTCCACAAAACAAAGGCCTCACTATTCCAGTGAGGAATCACTTCACCTTTGAAGCAATATCTTTTTTCCCCATTTCAGGAAAATTTATCGAATTTCTATCAAAATGGTAAAATGAACCAACAAGCTATGTCAAAAATTTTGACATTGTAAATTGACCCACTAAAAGGTGTGGCACATTTCATTAGCCTGAATAACTGAGTCATAAAAATATCGTCAAATACTGTGTGACATCTTGCTTACGTGCACATAAAAGTAGCACTTGGCTGTCCATCTTCTGAGGCTGCATGCATTTTATTGTTCACTGTGATGCGCAGATTATTCCAAGGGATTCGGTGGCAAGTTTGGCATAGAGAAGGACAAACAGGACAAGGTAGGCAAGAAATATTTTCACAGCTGTCTTATTTTAATAGAATGGATTGAGGCACTCACAGGTCGAATGAAGTGCTGCTGTGTACGTTTCGCTTGAGGAGCTACGTCTTTAGCGGTGCAATCATTTGTTGGCTATACAATCAAACCTCATGATAACAAACTTGCATCGTACAAGAAAATAAGCTTGTTATATCTGAACATTCGTTATAAAGGTTATTCCTAACCTTTTTAAAGGTTATTcctatttttttcatttacttcgttataaccaatactTCGTTATATTCATGTTCGTTATATTGAAGTTTGAGTGCGTTTATGGTTCGATGTAGTCTAATACCAGAAACAGGCTTGTTTCCGACTGAACTAGAATGTGAACTAGAAGTGTAGTGATACATACACAAAGGTGTTATGTGCAAATTTACGGCTTTGCTGCGGTAGTTTATTATTGACAGGATTTATGGCAAATACTCGTCGAATTATGCATGCTTTACGATTGAGAGTGCTTTTAGATATTCTAAGCACTTTCCATATTACGACGAGCTACTTGCTTGCATCTTCCTCGCAGTGTGCCCACACATTCGCCGAAGTCGAGAAGCCCAAGCCAGCGTACCAGAAACCAAGGCCCGACATCGGTGAGCGTAGCGGAGACTTGCGTCCCCGTGTACTAATGGCGCTCGTTTATTCGTTGTTTTTATTCTCCCGATGGGGGCGAATAACAGCAGCGAGTGCATGTGTATCAGTGAAGCATTTCGTTAGAAGCATGGGTACACATTCTTTATTCTTAGAGGCTTTTTTGCCTGCATCTTAAACTTTGCACATGAGTTCTGTGGAAACTTACAAGGTGGCAGAAGGGTTAAGAAacggaaagaagacaaccacccgtttgtaacAGGAAGCCACAAAGAAATCCAGACggatttttttagaaaaaaaagcctcttagttgccgaaaaattcgtctTGTTCCGTGGTTCGAACCCAAGACCAATGCCTTTCCGTGGTGGCCGCTCTGCCAGTagcaaatttttcggcaactaagaggcttttctttctgagaaatccatctggatttccttgtggctacGTGCTAAAACGGGTGGTTGTATTCTTCTTTGTGAACCCTCCTGCCAGCTTGCGgttttccgcagaactcatttgtagtacatgtgtccatgtgcttcgagttgtcaaTGAATTTGCCTGCGTGCTGTCAATTGCTAGCTTCCTCGTTAGTTCAACTGGCAGAGCGACCACCCCAGAAAGGCGTTGGTCCTGGGTTCAAACCCCTGGCCAGGAAGAATTTTCGGGCTACTAAGAGGTTTCTCTTTCTGAAAAATCTGtctggatttccttgtggcttcgtgctacaaactggtggttgtctttttttgttgtctTCATCCTAAATTTTTAACTGCAGCTCAGCGAAGGCCCCCTTCAAAATCTTGCACCTAAAGAGGAAGGTTATCTTGCACCTAAGGAGGAAGGGGGGAGCTGTGTCTGCCCAGGATTTTATGGTACAGATATGTATAtttgtaccgtatttactcgcataataggcgcattCACATAATAGGCGCATTACCAGTTTGGCCGCGAGAATTcagattttttcattttttgcgcATAATAAGCACACCCCGAGCTTGGCCGGGATCGGTAGTTCTGTACTGTATTTGCACAGTCGCAATAGCACGCGCTCTCACATGAACAAAAGcaagtaaaaagaaaagaaaaatgaccgCGGGCATGCCACGCCAGCTCCGCGGTCTCGCCGAGTGAGGTAGAATGGAGGCTTCTGGGGTATCAGAGTAACATTTGCTCTGGGGCCGTCTGCGTGCTAGTGTAGCCTATGAAGGACGTTGTTTCAGCTGTAGTGCAGATATTTGTGACCTTGGTGACGTATACATTGTCAGCGGTCTATGCTGTAGCTGAAAACTAAATTTTCTGAAATTTTACTCCAGGTGATAGGCACACCTGAACACTGAGCTGGATTTCctaaaaaaaagtgcgcctattatgcgagtaaatacggtgtgtgtgtgtatgtatgtatgtgtgtatatatgtatatatatatatatatatacacgtacatacatacatacatacatatacttacatacatacaatacatacatacatacatatacttCGTTCTGGGAGTTTACACTGCCTGGAGAGTCCTTTTCATTGCTCGTGCAGAGGTGACCTCGGAGCGAGCCAAGAGCCTGCGTTCGCGGTTCGAGAACATGGCCAAGGCTGGGGAGGAGGAGGCACGCAAGCTCGCCGAAGAGGAGCGCAAGCGGAGGCTTCAGAAGGACCAGGCAGAGAAGGAGGCAGCCAAGAAGGCCGAGGAGGAGAGGCAGAAGCGTCTTCGAGACGAGCACAAGCGGATCGACCAGCTCCAGGAGCAGCTCAAGGCGGCTGAGGACCGAGACGAGGAGGTTTCGGAGCGCAAGCCACGTTCGGACAGTGCCGGAAGCCAGCCCGACGAGTCGGAGCTGATTCGGCCTGGCACACGGAAGAACCACTCGCGGGTCTCCGTCATCCCGCGGGAACTAGTCGTGCCGACGAAGCAGGTAAAGCACTGTTCCAGTGGACTTGACAGTCTGCTAAATTTGGAATATTTCTTCAGGAAATATTTTAAAATTAGGGATATTTGAATATTTCTTAAGGAGGTATCCTTATGTTGTGTTATATTTCTTTTGAGCAAAGCTTTTTAGCCTGAGGCCAGCTTTTTACATACTGAAACTTTAGAGCACACACACGACGACACAGAGGGAGAGATCCCAAGGACCAGGAGTAAAACCAACTAGCTCACCTTTTCGTATTCCAGGTTTTTTATGCAAGTACATGTGAACTGACGAAGTGATCAGTATGCCGAAGGTTAACACTTCCCTATTCACGGGAAAGTAAGACATTTTTGGGTACTATAATAAACAATTTTTCTGCTGCCTTACAAAATTATTGATGCTATAATGTGTGGCATGAATTTGAAGTATAAGAAATGTGCTTTCTACTGATAATAATTTTAAAGTAAATATTACAGTCTTGTGAGAAAAAAATCTTAATATGAaatttttaaaaacaaaatgacCATACTTTGTAAATACATCGGCAAGCTGTCTTGGGCGAATGGTGTTGACACCCTGCAGATAATAGCTGTGACCTTTAAAACATGCCAGATATCTTTAGAACAAAGAGCGGGAGCTACGACTTGGTTCAAAGGTAAAAAGAAAAGTTATCTACGGATACATATCAATGTTCCAATccatttttcatccattttcgcTGTCTGTGCCGAAATCGGAGAAGTCGGAATCATCTTCCGAGTCTTTGCTGCTGTCACCATCAAAAAAATTATGAAGTAGACCTGTCAGAATCCGCCGAGACGTGCCACTTCTGAGGGGAAAGTGTGCGATGTCGACACCGTATTTGAAACTGTGAGCACTCGGACCCTCGACTTGGAGGGCAGCTGAAAGTTTCCTTCCTTTGTGATTGAATAAATGAACAAAAAGAAGCAGAACTAGAGAAATAGCTCCTGTTTTATGTGATGGACGACATTAGTTGTCCATAAACACTCCTATTGTGACAAAATTCAGTGGAAAGCCGTCGATAACGTGTTCTCGATCTGTAAAGGTGCAGACAGAAAAGCATCGAAGATACGGCTTGTTGATGCTTGCATAATTCATGGCTTCAAGTGTTAGCCAACAAGGACAACAAAAGAGTGCTGtgtttggccctctcttttttattttccccTGTAAAACTGGTCTTGTATTTCAGAAAACATCAATACCCCTTTCGTTAGACAACTGCTGAGCTGATTTGGAGGAAGCCTGTGTTTTAGAGAGATATCCAAGCTCTGTCAGCCATAATTAATTGCAGAACGTGTCCAAGCAAATTGATTGAACTCGCGGCTTTTGGGTCACCAGCCAAGCATTGTAACTATTTCTCCTCAGTGGTGAACTAAATACCTAAAACTCCGTGACTGTTGTGGCACCATGTTTGTCTTAAGTGGTGGCCGCGAGTCATCGACGGATCCAGCGCCTGTGTCAGCACCCCCCTCCTCTTTTCAGTGCTGGTCGTCCACCTTCTGTCACCACTTAAGGCATATGAGTGGGACAACTGTGAAcgcacattaacagtatttatgctggATGGGGTTTTTGTACTGATAAAAACAAGATAGTCGTAGCACCGCCCCCCCTCCAGTGTTACTTCCGTCACCCTAAAATGAGTCGCTGCATCTGCCCCTGTCGTGAGTTGTGATGATATTCgggacttcttttttttcttttttttttctcatcatgTTAATAAGGTGGCCAGTCCCGATGTCTCCCCAACACAAGAGACCGAACCGCTGCCTCAGGTGAAGGACACAGCTCCCGCGGCCGCGGTACCCGCAACTCCCGCATCCGTGGTTGCGGCGTCTGCAGAAGTTGAAGAAGCACCGGCACCCTGCGCAGCGCGGGTTGCAGCGGAAGAGCCGGAGCCAGAAGTTGTTGAGGAGGCCCCCAAGAAGATTGTGCCGCAGATTCACCACTCGCCGGTGGAGTCCGAGTCGAGCCCCGATTCGGGGCCTGGTATGTCTTTGCAGTTTGGCACTTTCTTGGCAAGCCGTTGAAAGAAGCGTTGAGCAGTCTGCATGGggaattttcatttatttatttatacccaTAAACATTTTGTGTTGTGTGTAACAAAGATAACTGCACAAAATACAGTAAAAGGCATAATAAAATTCATCATGAGTCGTAGGGAAATGTATGCAAATAAAAACTTGAGATAGCAAAACAACCTCAGATAGAAACAAGCCAGAACTGAAAGCGTGGATATAGTAAAGCAACATGATATAAACAAGTACACTTTATAAATGTAAACGTTATAGtgaacaacaatttttttactATGCAAACGAGTGATATAGTACAAATAACTTTGATGAACTTATGTAGCATTCAATGTGTTGGATGCCAATTAATTAAAGATAATAGTTGGCTCACTTCTAAATACTGGTTGGTTATGACCTCGGGTTCAATGACCTCGGGACAGAACTGAAACGCAACAATTCTCAATTGCTGTCTTTTGGCCACAGACATTAAGAAGCTTTCGGTGTTAATAATTGACAGAGATCTTTTACTTGTTAGCAAACATGTTAGCGTTTGTGAAATATTAGATTACCAGAGAGGTGCACGACAGGTttgtagccagaatttttttttttttgtgggtgttGGGGACGGAAACGGGGTCAACCACCCTTCACGCATAGTTCAGTGTGCATTAGTGTGCGTGTATACACgcatgcaaaattgaaaattttcagtTAGTTTGGGGGGCTTAAACACCAACTGCCCTCTCGCCCTGGCTGTGCGGTGTTGCATAACGAAAACAGCTTTGGTTGTATGTTTGTTCATGCGGAGCTGTGCagaaccaaagaaaaaagcagtttttcattgaaaaaaaaacatttttttttttcaatgaaaaagccATCTTTGCCTAGTGACCCCAAATGGGTTCCTCTTTCTTTCAATAGGTGAGTCACTGGAAGAAGGGATCTATGAGCATTTGGAGCCAGtgtcgactgagaagaaaatgtCGGCCGTCGCATTGTACGACTACCAAGCTGGTAAGCAGCCACTTCTTGAAAGATTGAGGATTTATTAGGGTCTCATTATCAACCACAATTTTAGGTAGCATTTGCAAGAATCAGTTTAGACCACCTTTGCAGCAAATTTTGCATTACATTTCGCCCCTTGGCAAACTTGGATGAGGTTAGTTCATTTACGGCGTAAAGCAGTTCCCCCTTTTTGATTTTGATAAATCTGCCTCACCAGGTATATCTTAAAGCATTTAGCAGGACTTCTGACAAATTAAGCGAAAGGAAAAGTTGTGGGGGTGCAAAAAGTCAGGGTGTGGGTCCTTGTGAACCTGTGTACCGCTTAGCTTCAAACTGCCTGCCGGGGAGTTGTAGCCTTTAACTTAGGTTCCTAAAAACATTAGATTGTTTCGACACCATGTGAGTTGGAAGTGTTGGCCATGAGTAGATTACAATGTCACAGCAAATAATgttacacgtaaaaaaaaaacattgaagaaATGCTGCAATTGATGGCATCGTCATATTTCTAAACGCAAAGGTTTGTACGGGAGAAAATATGCTGTTTTTTCATTACTAATGTCATGTGTTGCAGTTTTTCATTCCAGCTAAACTTTCTATTCGTAGAAAGGACTGGTCACTTTCCTGTTTTTTATGTGTCAGCTGGTTATGTTTACTGTTGATGAGCCTAAGCCTTTCATCAGAATTTCTTATGCTTTAACATTGTTATACCGACTGCTTGTAAAGGTAAGCTTCACGATTACTCTTAATGTTACAGCTGTACTTAGAGCACGTTGTACATCGTTACATTGTCACAAAGAACATGCCAactacaagcaagcactcggctaGAGATATAATGCTAGTTTTGTTAATTGTACTCTGTGAGTGTTTTTTCTATCTTTGTGAGTACACTGTATGTATAGGAGCTTGATAAATCTTCACTCTAATGCAGCTGACTATGATGAGATATCCTTCGACCCCGATGATATCATCACAGACATTGAAACGGTAAGTGATTGCAGTCAAAACTAAGCTGTATCTGCCTTCACGCGAGCAGCAAGCAAGAAAAGTGAGCAGCCACCGCCAAGTAAATTAAGCACGTGTAATTAAAGTGTTGGAACATAAGAAAATACAATTAGAGtctttgaaaagataacttgctgcttTGCTTTCGGCACAGTtaaaggctgctgtgatagctatTTTCTTGCGTGCTTTGTTAGGTGTTTCTAAGGTGCATGTTTACTTTAACCAGTCTTAGGTGAATTCTACGAAGCTACCCATTGTTTTGGCCACAAATAAGAATTACCTATTTTGAATGAAAGCTTCACATAGTTTGAATTAACCAAGATGAACAACCCACTCTGAAACAGAGGCATGCTTCAAGTTAGCATGCCTCTGCCACTGGATCATTATTTAGTGCATGCTACGCTAACACCTACACAcacaaacctcaatataacgaacccagatataacaaaGTAAGTGAAGAGTAGTATTCTTGTATTAAACCTAGTGCTAGGAATAtatctttataacgaattttggATATAAAAAACTTATTTTTGTTTAAGGTGCAACTTTGTTATGATGAGGCTTGAGTAGTACAATTGTGAAAAGTTTAGAAGTGTTTGAGAAAGGACTTTTTATTTGGCATTTAAGAAGCATTTCTTGAGTTACAAACAAAACAGTCTCTAATTATGTAATGTATGACATGCAAACTATTATATGAAACTATTATCATCTCAGAGTGTACACTAGAATATTAATTATTGTTGAACATTACAAAGCTTGCATAATGGCAGCACTGCCTAATGTTAACTGCCGGTTATC
This region includes:
- the Cortactin gene encoding cortactin; protein product: MSTWKAAVGTDLKVQSQAPDDDWETDPDFVNDVTEEEQRWGSKTVEGSGHVADAVNIAELREQVAKDDAAYKKRVLEELPKASYGYGGKFGVQNDRMDKSAVGNDYIASLHKHASQTDAVKGFGGKFGVQKDRQDKCAVGWEHHESVEKHASQKDYSTGFGGKFGVQKERQDKSAVGWEFHEKTQKHASQTDYAIGFGGKFGVQSDRQDTSAVGWNHIEKVEKHESQKDYSKGFGGKFGIEKDKQDKCAHTFAEVEKPKPAYQKPRPDIEVTSERAKSLRSRFENMAKAGEEEARKLAEEERKRRLQKDQAEKEAAKKAEEERQKRLRDEHKRIDQLQEQLKAAEDRDEEVSERKPRSDSAGSQPDESELIRPGTRKNHSRVSVIPRELVVPTKQVASPDVSPTQETEPLPQVKDTAPAAAVPATPASVVAASAEVEEAPAPCAARVAAEEPEPEVVEEAPKKIVPQIHHSPVESESSPDSGPGESLEEGIYEHLEPVSTEKKMSAVALYDYQAADYDEISFDPDDIITDIETIDEGWWRGKCNGKVGLFPANYVQPLY